The DNA window TAAGCACGCCGCCAGCGTTCGTCCTGAGCCAGGATCAAACTCTCCGTTGAAAACAACAACCAGTCCCCCACCGAAGCAGAAGACTGAAAAAGAGATGCCACCCGGCAAAGATGAACCCTGACAATTAATTGCCAGAATCATGTTTACCAAAGAAATCCGAATCCCATGGACCAGGCCCTTGCGGACCTGAAACATAGAAGACGGGGCATAACAAACTAATTCGTCGACTATGACACACTGTTGAGTTCTCAAACATCAGTTGCTCACCGGTAGTTCGGCTTGTGGCCGGCCCGTCCGGGGCAGTGGTTTAAACTTAGCGGATTGTTTTCCCCCGGTGCAAATCCGGGCCATTCCGCCTCATCTAGCTCCACGCACACAACAATCTCGCCAGTTTTGGAGGGCTTCGGAAGAAGCTCGCTTCGCCACCGGAAAGGTGAGTGAGTGGTGCAGATGTCCGCCGGGGCCGGAGGCCCGACCTGACCGGTCTTGCCTCCCGCCGCTCCCTGGCGACTCGGAGAACATTAGGGGACGGCGCGCGCGAGTACAAATCGAGTGGACGTGACCGCGGCCACATCCACGTTTGCGCAGGTCAGCGCCCTGTCAGCGCACCTCGACGCCGGCGAAGTTCTTCTTGCCGCGGCGCAGGACCAACCAGGAGCCGCCGATCAGGTCGTCCTGGCCGGGCACCTGGTCGGGGTCCTCGACCCGGGTGTTGTTGAGGTAGGCGCCGCCCTCCGTCACGGTGCGGCGCGCGTCACCCTTGCTCTTGGCGAGCCCGGAGGCCACCAGGAGGTCGACCACGGGCGGCATCGGCTCGTCACCGTCGAGGGTGACGGATCCCGCCTCACGCAGCGCGGCGCCCAGGGTGATCGGGCTCAAGCCGCTGAGGTCGCCCCCGCCGAAGAGCGCGGCAGAGGCTTCCTTGATGCGCTCGGTCTCGTCTGCGCCGTGCACGACCGAGGTGATCTGCTCGGCCAGCGCCCGCTGGCCCGCACGCAGGAACGGCTTCTCGGCGTGCTGGGCCTCGAGCGCCTCGATCTCGGCACGGCTGAGGAAGGTGAAGATGCGGAGCAGCTCCCCCACCTTCTCGTCCTCGACGTTGAGCCAGAACTGGTAGAAGGCGTACGGCGACATCATGTCCGGGTCGAGCCACAGGGCCCCGCCCTCCGTCTTGCCGTACTTGGTGCCGTCGCTCTTCGTCACCAGCGGAGTCGCGAACGCGTGCGCCTTGCCGCCGTCGGCGCGACGGATCAGCTCGACGCCGCCGGTGAGGTTGCCCCACTGGTCCGAGCCACCGAACTGCAGCGTCACGCCGTGATCGCGGTAGAGGTTGAGGAAGTCCATCGACTGGAGCAGGACGTAGCTGAACTCCGTGTAGCTGATCCCGGCCTCGAGGCGGCTCTTCACCACGTCGCGCGCCAGCATCCGGTTGACCGGGAAGTGCTTGCCGATGTCGCGCAGGAAGTCGATCGTCGAGAGGCTCGCGGTCCAGTCGTAGTTGTTGACCATCGTGGCGGCGTTGTGGCCCTCGAACGACAGGTAGGGCTCGATCTGGCGGCGTACCCGCTCCACCCAGTCCTTGACCGTGTCGAGCGTGTTGAGCGTCCGCTCCCCCGAGTCGCGCGGGTCGCCGATCATGCCGGTCGCGCCGCCGACCAGGGCGTACGGCGTGTGGCCGGCCTCCTGCAGCCGGCGGGCCGTGAGGATCTGCACCAGGTTGCCCATGTGCAGGCTCGGCGCCGTCGGGTCGAAGCCCACGTAGAACCGAACGCTCCCTCCTGCCAGGGCCTCGCGCAGGGCGTCGAGGTCCGTCGAGTGGGCGATCAGGCCGCGCCACTCCAGGTCGTCGAGGAGGGTGGGATCGACGGTCACGGGGAACCTTTCGGGTGGGGAATCAGCGGGTCCAGCGTGCCATGGGGCCACCTGACTACGCTCGTCGGTTGTGAGGGGGAGACGTTGATCGCAGGCAGGTACACGCTCGGACGCGAGATCGGCCGCGGTGGGATGGGCGCCGTCTGGTTGGGCCAGGACGAGGTCCTGGGTCGATCGGTCGCGCTCAAGCGCATCGGCTTCGGGCCGGGCACCGACGACCTCGACCTCGATCGCGCCCAGCGGGAGGCGCGTCTCGCCGCCCGTCTGAACCATCCGCACGTGGTCGCCGTCTACGACCTCGTCGTCGAGGGCGAGGACCGCTGGCTCGTGATGGAGTACGTCGAAGGCATGACCCTCGCCGAGCTCGTCCGTCGCGACGGCGCCCTCACCCCCGACCAGGCCGCGCCGCTGCTGAGGCAGGCGGCGGACGCACTGGCCGCCGCACACGCGGCCGGCATCGTGCACCGGGACGTGAAGCCCTCGAACATCCTGGTGACGCCCGAGGGGCAGGTGAAGCTCTCGGACTTCGGCATCGCCCGGGCGCAGGCGGACGCCTCGCTGACGCAGACCGGCCTGGTGACCGGGTCGCCGGCGTACCTCGCACCCGAGGTCGCCTCCGGCCAGCAGGCGACGGCGGCGAGCGACGTGTGGTCCCTCGGGGCCACCCTCTTCCACGCGCTCTCCGGGCGCCCGCCGTACGACGTCGGCGAGAACCTGCTCGGCGCGCTCTACCGGATCGTGCACGAGGAGCCCCCGCGGCTCGGCGCGAGCGCCGGCTGGCTCGCCCCGGTGCTGCTCGCGACCATGGCGCAGGAGAGCGCGGACCGCTGGTCGATGGACCAGGTGCGGGACTTCCTCGTCGGCGGTCCGTCGGCACCGCTGCCGGCTCCCTTGCCCCGGGCCGTCCCGGTCGGGACGTCGGAGGCTCCGGTCGACCGCTCCGCCACGCAGGTCATGTCGACGCCGGTCCAGCCCGCACCGGTCGTCCCCGCTCCCGCGGCGCGCCGCCGACGTGGTCACCCCGCCCTCATCCTGGTCGTGGCGGTCCTCGTCGTCGCCGTCGTGGTCGTCGCCTGGATGCTCGGCTCGGACGGTGACCCCGGCTCCGATCCCGGGGCCGACCCCGGCTCGGGGGCCACCAGCCCTTCCGGACCGACCTCCTCGGCTCCTGCGAAGACCCCGGAGGTGACGGCGGACGGGATGGAGAACTTCATCGAGGACTACCTCGCGACGGTGACCTCGGATCCGAAGGCAGCCTGGGAACGGCTGACCCCGGACTTCCAGAAGGCGAGCGGCGGCTTCGGGCAGTACAAGAAGTTCTGGAGCGGCTACCAGACCGCCGACCTCATCGGCAACACGCAGGCCGACCCCGACAACCTGACGATCACCTACTCGGTCGAGTACCTGCACACCGACGGCCACAAGTCGACGGACGAGGTGACGCTCCGGCTCGAGGGCACGGACGGCGACTTCCTGATCGCGGGCGAGAGCTGACCGCGAGCCCTATCGTTGAGCCGGGAGGTCAGATGGAGCTGTCGGCGCTGTACCGGGACATCGTGGAGATGTCGCCGGACGCGATCTGGGTGTGCCACCTCGACGGCCGGACCATCTACGCCAACCCCGCGATGTGCGCGCTCTACGGCGCCGACGCCGAGGAGATGCAGGACGTCACGGTCTTCGACTCGCTCGACGACGCCGGACGCCGGCAGTTCGCCGAGCACCTCGAGGAGATCAAGCGCTCCGGGGCCAAAGGCGAGGACGTCGACGTGCTCTTCTGGCGCCGGGACGGTACGTCGCAGTGGGTGATCGTCAGCGAGCGCGAGCTGCGCGACGCCGACGGCGAGATCATCGGCTTCACCCACCGGATCAGCGACTACAGCGGTCGCCGCCGGGCGCTGGACGAGCTCCGGGAGAGCCGTGCGCAACTGGCGGAGGCGCACCGGATCGCGCGGCTGGGCAGCTGGCAGTGGGACGTGCCGTCCGACGAGATCTATGCCTCGGACGAGCTGTGCGCGCTCTACGGACTGGACCCCGAGTCGTTCCCGGCGAGCTACGCCAACTTCCTCGACATCGTGCACCCGGACGACCGCGCCGCCGTCGACGAGGCGGTCGGTGGTGCCCGCGAGCGGCCCTCGGAGTTCGTGTTCGTCGTCCGCGTCCAGGGCGAGGACGGCTGGGTCTGGACCCGCGGTCGCGGGGAGTCGACCGCCGACGAGTCCGGCAAGGTGGTCGCGATGTCGGGCACGCACCAGGACATCACCGAGACCAAGCTGGCCGACCTCGCGCTCGAGGACCAGGTGCGCCAGAACGCCCTCATGCAGGCGGTGGCGATCGCCGCGAACGAGGCCCGCACCCTGGTCGACGTCCTGGGTCAGGCACAGCACCTCGTTCTGCTCCACGACGACTGGGAGCGCGGGCGGGCGTTCATGGCGAACGAGGACGGCACCGGCGTCGTACCCCTGCACCTGTCGGAGAGCGACCGCGACGCCGACCTGGCGACGCCGGACGAGTCGGCGGCCGAGCTCGAGCTCGCCAACCGGGCGTTCCGGACGCGGAGGTCGGTGTGGAGCGACTCCCAGCTCGCCATCGCGGTCCCGGTCTCGCACGCCCAGGAGGTGCTGGCCGTCGTCGTGATCACGTCCGCTCCCCCGCTCTACCGCTTCGAGATGATCCAGTCGATGGTCGAGCAGGTGGCCGTGGAGCTCGGGCGGGTCGCCGAGCGGGAGCGCGCGGAGCGAGCCCTCGCCGACGCCCGGGACGCGGCGATGGAGGCATCGCGCCAGAAGTCAGAGTTCCTGGCGACGATGAGCCACGAGATCCGGACGCCGCTCAACGGGGTCATCGGGCTCAACGACCTGCTGCTGCGCAGCAAGCTGACGAGCGACCAGCTGAGGCTGGCGTCGGGCGTCCAGGTGGCCAGCCGGGCGCTGCTCGGGATCATCAACGACGTCCTCGACTTCTCGAAGATCGAGGCCGGCAAGCTGGAGCTCGAGCGGCTCGACTTCGAGGTCCGCGCCGTCTTCGACCAGGTCGCCAGCATGCTCGGCGAGGCCGCTCGCGC is part of the Nocardioides conyzicola genome and encodes:
- the tyrS gene encoding tyrosine--tRNA ligase — its product is MTVDPTLLDDLEWRGLIAHSTDLDALREALAGGSVRFYVGFDPTAPSLHMGNLVQILTARRLQEAGHTPYALVGGATGMIGDPRDSGERTLNTLDTVKDWVERVRRQIEPYLSFEGHNAATMVNNYDWTASLSTIDFLRDIGKHFPVNRMLARDVVKSRLEAGISYTEFSYVLLQSMDFLNLYRDHGVTLQFGGSDQWGNLTGGVELIRRADGGKAHAFATPLVTKSDGTKYGKTEGGALWLDPDMMSPYAFYQFWLNVEDEKVGELLRIFTFLSRAEIEALEAQHAEKPFLRAGQRALAEQITSVVHGADETERIKEASAALFGGGDLSGLSPITLGAALREAGSVTLDGDEPMPPVVDLLVASGLAKSKGDARRTVTEGGAYLNNTRVEDPDQVPGQDDLIGGSWLVLRRGKKNFAGVEVR
- a CDS encoding serine/threonine-protein kinase — translated: MIAGRYTLGREIGRGGMGAVWLGQDEVLGRSVALKRIGFGPGTDDLDLDRAQREARLAARLNHPHVVAVYDLVVEGEDRWLVMEYVEGMTLAELVRRDGALTPDQAAPLLRQAADALAAAHAAGIVHRDVKPSNILVTPEGQVKLSDFGIARAQADASLTQTGLVTGSPAYLAPEVASGQQATAASDVWSLGATLFHALSGRPPYDVGENLLGALYRIVHEEPPRLGASAGWLAPVLLATMAQESADRWSMDQVRDFLVGGPSAPLPAPLPRAVPVGTSEAPVDRSATQVMSTPVQPAPVVPAPAARRRRGHPALILVVAVLVVAVVVVAWMLGSDGDPGSDPGADPGSGATSPSGPTSSAPAKTPEVTADGMENFIEDYLATVTSDPKAAWERLTPDFQKASGGFGQYKKFWSGYQTADLIGNTQADPDNLTITYSVEYLHTDGHKSTDEVTLRLEGTDGDFLIAGES